Genomic segment of Paenibacillus polymyxa:
CGCAGTATCATCTGGTATATTGAAGCTTATACCCGTATTATCCAATGCGGAAGAAGTGGTCACAGCCAACGGCAATGGCGGAATCACTCTGAGTATTCCATCCATGAATATTAATGTTGATTATGTAGAAACCAAACCCTATTTTTTTGAACGTGTGACTCCCGAGAGCACTCCTTATGATCATGCGGGCCTAAATATCAGCCGTCTTTTTTTCTTAACCAATGCTGATGGTAAAGTGACGCAGTTGTCATATGGAGTGATCGATGACCAATTGCCGATATCCTTCCTGCAAACATCCATTTTCAGTTATATTCTGGTCGGGGGATGTGGTATTTGGTTTGCGCTTGGGTCTATTTTCGGTATTATTGGATGGCTGCGGAAGCTCAAGGACGCAAGAAAGCAGAAGAGTACTTCGCAGCTTCCCTTGCCTGACAGTGTAACCGTAATCCCCTTGCTGGGTCTGCTTGTGATCGTCAATCTCATTGCTTCAAGCATCCAATTGATAGGCGACCCCTATCAGCCTATGTCCAATTTCAATTTGAATATTATCTTTTTCTGGGTACTGGGGCTTGCCTTTGTATCGGCCGCCTATCTTGCTGTAAGAAGATGCAGTGTTACCCAAACTACATTGTTAAGAAAGGCATACACCGCGACGCTGATTCTTTCGTTTCTAGCTATTTCGATTTTCCTGTATTCCTATAATTTCTACTTTTTGGTATAGCTCCACTCGATAAGCCTGCATACCTTCCAGTGTACCGATAAAGATTGTCATCGTGAACAACCCTAATCTGAGCTAAATAAAAAAACTCTCCTCTGCATTGGTCAAGACCCCATTTTATAGACACTGAAAAAAGACCCTAGGCTATAAGCTGCTTCCGATACTCTTTCGGAGGCAGCTTATTTAACTTTCGTTGTGGTCGACACTGGTTGTAAAATTGGATATATTCTTTTATTCTCCTTTGTGCCTCGTCCATATTTCGGATATCATATGGGTAGAGCCCTTCCGTTTTGAGATGCGAGAAGAAGCTCTCCATCGAGGCATTATCATAACAATTGCCTCGGCGAGACATGCTGATTCGGGTAGCCAACCTTTGGCAGCATGTCGTGGTACGCATGGGACGTGTACTGGAATCCCTGGTCGCTGTGAACGATGAGGCCAGTCACGTCTTTTTGCTGTTTCCAGGCTTGTCGAAACGTCTGTAAAACCAGTTCGTTATCATTTCTATGGCTCATCTGGTACGCGATAATTTCGTTATTGAACAAGTCTTTAATCGCAGACAGATATAGCCAGCAATCCCCCACACGATATTGCGTGATATCTGTGACCCATTTTTGGTTAGGTTTGGCCGCCTTGAAATCCTGTTTTAGCAGATTTTTCGCCACACGACCTTCTGTAGAAGAAGCATAGTTACAGCGATGCTTCCGGCGAATTTGTGAGCGGATCCCCAAGACCTGCATGAGCCGGAGTACCTTTTTATGGTTCATCCAGACTCCATGATCGTGCTGCAAAAATAGTTGAATTTGGCGATAGCCGTAGACTCCGTTATACTGCTCATACACTTTCTTCACAAGAGCTTTCGCGTCCTGATCCCGATCAGTTCCTCTCCGTTTTAAGAAGGCGTAATATCCACTTCTGGAGACTTTGAAAAGCGTACACAGTTTGCTAATAGGGTAGTCTTTCGCAGCTTTCTCAATGGTTACGTATTTGTGTGCTTCATCTCCTGTATCCAGATTTCCAAACACTTTTTTAGCATGTCGTTTTCTCGTTTTAGCTTCTGTATATACCTATCCTGGTCGATATACTCCTTACGCCGTCCTCGCTGGTCCATCAGTCCGAATTCACCGAGCTGCTTGTATTTGCGCATCCATTCTTTTAATCGATGTCGATCTGCGATCCCAAACTTCTCCATGAGCCTACGATATGTCCAACCTTCTTTGGTATGGAGCCGTATGGCCTCTACCTTGGTTTCAAACGTATATTCGTTAAACTTTGTTCCTTTTTTCGCTGGCATAAAAAATGCACCCCCTAGATATCATCGGATAAACCAGGGGTTTATTCCAATGTCCATTCTAAGGGGTGC
This window contains:
- a CDS encoding IS3 family transposase; translated protein: MFGNLDTGDEAHKYVTIEKAAKDYPISKLCTLFKVSRSGYYAFLKRRGTDRDQDAKALVKKVYEQYNGVYGYRQIQLFLQHDHGVWMNHKKVLRLMQVLGIRSQIRRKHRCNYASSTEGRVAKNLLKQDFKAAKPNQKWVTDITQYRVGDCWLYLSAIKDLFNNEIIAYQMSHRNDNELVLQTFRQAWKQQKDVTGLIVHSDQGFQYTSHAYHDMLPKVGYPNQHVSPRQLL
- a CDS encoding integrase core domain-containing protein; translated protein: MRTTTCCQRLATRISMSRRGNCYDNASMESFFSHLKTEGLYPYDIRNMDEAQRRIKEYIQFYNQCRPQRKLNKLPPKEYRKQLIA
- a CDS encoding helix-turn-helix domain-containing protein yields the protein MPAKKGTKFNEYTFETKVEAIRLHTKEGWTYRRLMEKFGIADRHRLKEWMRKYKQLGEFGLMDQRGRRKEYIDQDRYIQKLKRENDMLKKCLEIWIQEMKHTNT